A single region of the Caretta caretta isolate rCarCar2 chromosome 25, rCarCar1.hap1, whole genome shotgun sequence genome encodes:
- the LINGO3 gene encoding leucine-rich repeat and immunoglobulin-like domain-containing nogo receptor-interacting protein 3, translating into MLYTMTCWLPVLGLHWILLSTARVAACPARCECAPQIKSVVCHRKRLSSIPEGIPTETKILELSKNRIRCLNPGDLSPYPLLEELDLSENIIVSVEPGAFSNLFNLQILRLRGNQLKLIPSGVFTKLTNLTLLDISENKIVILLDYMFQDLRNLKNLEVGDNDLVYISQRAFSGLLGLEQLTIEKCNLTAISAESLSYLQNLEVLRLRHLSISTVEDGNFKKLYNLLQLEIDNWPLLEDISPTSFQGLNLTSLSITYTNITAVPTAALKNLVYLMYLNLSYNPISTVPKGSFKDLIRLRELHMVGAFLVSVEPQAFSGLRQIRLLNLSNNFLSTLEESTFHSVNTLETLRVDRNPLACDCRLLWILQRRKTLNFDGQQPMCSSPPEIQGNALRDFPDSILFEYFTCQKPKIRDRKLQHITAREGQSVSFLCRADGEPVPAIVWVSPQHRMITTKSTGRATVLPGGTLQIRFAQVQDSGTYICIASNAGGNDTYFATLTVKGHPVDGSLYANRTLYLSEFNDTFHNNTQVFLKFTLDLKTILVSTAMGCITFLGVVLFCFLLLFVWSRGRGQHKNNFTVEYSFRKVDGPTTTAGQGSARKFNMKMI; encoded by the coding sequence ATGCTCTACACAATGACATGTTGGCTTCCAGTCCTGGGCCTCCATTGGATTCTTCTGAGCACAGCCCGGGTGGCGGCCTGCCCGGCTCGCTGCGAGTGCGCTCCTCAGATCAAGTCCGTGGTGTGTCATCGCAAACGCCTCAGTTCCATCCCCGAGGGGATCCCCACCGAGACCAAGATCCTGGAGCTCAGCAAGAACCGGATCCGCTGCCTGAACCCGGGGGACCTGTCCCCTTACCCTTTGCTGGAGGAACTCGATTTAAGCGAGAACATCATCGTCAGTGTGGAGCCTGGGGCCTTCAGCAACCTGTTTAACCTTCAGATCTTGCGGCTCCGAGGCAACCAGCTCAAGCTGATCCCTTCTGGAGTCTTCACCAAGCTGACCAATCTCACCCTCCTGGACATCAGCGAGAACAAAATAGTCATCCTGCTGGACTACATGTTCCAGGACCTGAGGAACCTGAAGAACCTGGAGGTGGGAGACAACGACTTGGTGTACATCTCCCAAAGGGCTTTCTCTGGCCTCCTAGGCCTGGAGCAGCTGACCATAGAGAAATGCAACCTGACGGCCATCTCAGCCGAATCCCTCTCCTACCTCCAAAACCTGGAGGTCCTGCGGCTCCGACACCTCAGCATCTCCACGGTGGAAGATGGGAACTTCAAGAAGCTCTACAATCTCCTGCAGCTGGAGATCGACAACTGGCCGCTGCTGGAGGACATCTCGCCCACCAGTTTCCAGGGCCTGAACCTCACCTCGCTCTCCATCACCTACACCAACATCACGGCAGTGCCCACGGCCGCCTTGAAGAACCTGGTGTACCTCATGTACCTGAACTTGTCTTATAACCCCATCAGCACTGTGCCCAAGGGCTCCTTCAAGGACCTCATCAGGCTGCGAGAGCTCCACATGGTGGGGGCCTTCTTGGTCTCCGTGGAGCCTCAAGCGTTCTCTGGTTTGAGGCAAATCCGCCTCCTCAACCTCTCCAACAATTTCCTTTCCACCCTGGAGGAGAGCACCTTCCATTCAGTGAACACTCTGGAGACGCTGCGCGTGGACAGGAACCCGCTGGCCTGTGACTGCCGCCTCCTCTGGATCCTACAGCGCCGCAAGACGCTCAACTTCGACGGGCAGCAGCCCATGTGCTCCTCACCCCCTGAGATCCAGGGCAACGCCCTGCGTGACTTCCCGGACTCCATACTCTTTGAGTACTTCACCTGCCAAAAGCCCAAAATCAGGGACCGAAAGTTGCAGCACATAACAGCCCGTGAAGGGCAGTCTGTCTCCTTCCTCTGCCGTGCAGACGGAGAGCCCGTTCCTGCCATCGTCTGGGTCTCCCCTCAGCACAGGATGATCACCACCAAGAGCACTGGACGAGCCACCGTCCTGCCCGGGGGCACGTTGCAAATCCGCTTTGCCCAGGTCCAAGACAGTGGCACCTACATTTGCATCGCTAGCAATGCCGGAGGCAATGACACCTACTTTGCCACCTTGACGGTCAAGGGGCATCCCGTGGACGGCTCCCTTTATGCAAACCGGACCTTGTACCTCAGCGAGTTCAACGACACCTTCCACAACAACACGCAAGTCTTCTTAAAGTTTACATTGGACCTCAAGACCATCCTGGTCTCCACGGCCATGGGCTGCATCACCTTCCTTGGGGTCGTGCTCTTCTGCTTCCTGCTCCTCTTTGtgtggagccgggggcggggacAGCACAAAAACAACTTCACCGTGGAATACTCCTTCCGCAAAGTGGATGGCCCCACCACCACCGCCGGGCAGGGCAGTGCCAGGAAGTTCAACATGAAGATGATCTGA